In the genome of Pseudochaenichthys georgianus unplaced genomic scaffold, fPseGeo1.2 scaffold_650_arrow_ctg1, whole genome shotgun sequence, the window AGTGGTTCTGCACAGACCCTGCGTGGTGGTTCCTGCACAGACCCTGCGTGGTGGTTCCTGCATAGACCCTGCGTGGTGGTTCCTGCACAGACCCTGCGTAGTGGTTCTGCACAGACCCTGCGTAGTGGTTCTGCACAGACCCTGCGTGGTGGTTCCTGCACAGACCCTGCGTGGTGGTTCTGCACAGACCCTGCGTAGTGGTTCTGCACAGACCCTGCGTCGTGGTTCTGCACAGACCCTGCGTGGTGGTTCCTGCACAGACCCTGCGTAGTGGTTCTGCACAGACCCTGCGTAGTGGTTCCTGCATAGACCCTGCGTGGTGGTTCCTGCACAGACCCTGCGTGGTGGTTCCTGCATAGACCCTGCGTGGTGGTTCCTGCATAGACCCTGCGTAGTGGTTCCTGCATAGACCCTGCATAGTGGTTCCTGCATAGACCCTGCGTAGTGGTTCCTGCATAGACCCTGCATAGTGGTTCCTGCATAGACCCTGCGTGGTGGTTCCTGCATAGACCCTGCGTGGTGGTTCCTGCATAGACCCTGCGTGTGGTTCCTGCATAGACCCTGCATAGTGGTTCCTGCATAGACCCTGCATAGTGGTTCCTGCATAGACCCTGCATAGTGGTTCCTGCATAGACCCTGCGTGGTGGTTCCTGCATAGACCCTGCGTGGTGGTTCCTGCATAGACCCTGCGTGGTGGTTCCTGCATAGACCCTGCATAGTGGTTCCTGCATAGACCCTGCGTGGTGGTTCCTGCATAGACCCTGCGTGGTGGTTCCTGCATAGACCCTGCATAGTGGTTCCTGCATAGACCCTGCATAGTGGTTCCTGCATAGACCCTGCGTGGTGGTTCCTGCATAGACCCTGCGTGGTGGTTCCTGCATAGACCCTGCGTGGTGGTTCCTGCATAGACCCTGCGTGGTGGTTCCTGCATAGACCCTGCGTGGTGGTTCCTGCATAGACCCTGCATAGTGGTTCCTGCATAGACCCTGCATAGTGGTTCCTGCATAGACCCTGCGTGGTGGTTCCTGCATAGACCCTGCGTGGTGGTTCCTGCATAGACCCTGCGTGGTGGTTCCTGCATAGACCCTGCGTGGTGGTTCCTGCATAGCTTCGTGCCACAGCTTGTTGTGTTTCTTGTATTGAATACTTGTAAAAGTGGCCGTTTGCTGGTTCTCTGACATGTTGTGATGTTTCCATTCCCGAGGACTCGGCAGCTGAACGCCTGAAAGCTGTTTCCTCTCCCTGTTTAGAATCTGCACCTCTAAACTTCTTCATCTGTCTGATAAGGCTTGTTTAACGTGTTGATAGCTTGGTGTCGGCTGCAGAGACACTTTGTGGTGTCCGCATGCGGCAGACTGAAGTCCAGCTGAGCAGATAGGCAGAATGTAGCCTCCCTCTACCCAGAGCCCAGATTACAGCTGCTTCCTCGGGAGAAGGCGCCTCTGTTTGGTGACAGACTCAGCCCTGACAGATAAGTTTTCTAATTAACCTGCCTGGCAGAAACGCACCTGAGATACAGGCAGCGTTGCTTCCCTGCCGTACGACATGTTCCTCTCTGTTCGGCTGCGAGGGAAGAACTTTATCTGGACTAGTCCAAACGCTGTCCAACACAAAGCAGCTGCTCGATAACGACTTGTCACCTGGAGGAAACTCTGACTGTGACTTTGGCAACAAAATCCCCCGGcagtctccctctcctctggtgGAGTTTGGGCGATAAAACGTGGAATTGTTGCACGAAAAAAGAGGAAATActcaattattattatgtaattttttcctaatgtgggaatACCCCAACCGGCTCAATCTCCACTTCAATGGGGGCGGTCCTTAAATGTGGAATGagtcagtatttgcaaataaaaacaaaacatgtggaGCCGACCAAAGTGTCCGTCGTCGCGGTAACCTGAAATCATTTGtgcctttttttaatttatttttagaaACTGAACACCCCTGCTGTTCTGAAAGCCCCAAAGGAAAGGAAGCCCAGCAAGAAGGAGGGAGGAACAACAGGGAAGGCCTCCAGCCTGCCAGCTATACTCTacaggtgaacacacacacacacacacacacacacacacacacacacacacacacacacacacacacacacacacacacacacacagagtcctCAGGAAATAATAGGAAGGTTAAATGATCAAGTGAACAGAGAGAATATAGGACACCCAAGGACAGACAAACCGAACGGGGAAGAGCTGGTCCTGGAAAAACTAGGTTTAGTTGTAAAACATGTGACTGGTTTCtgatagggatgggtaccgagcccggtattaaacgggccccggggctgaattattaaagaccgtggtaccgttaagctccgacgttaacggcctttttatcggtactggagacgtgtaaaaaatatatgtattattgctacacaaacattatattgcagttttagtttcgccaactccgtttctaacacGCAATAAGACTACAGCATGCTTCtttttagtattttcgatctttccaatccaggcgagagatctctctccgcctgtgtgcgagggggcggggcggttcacacacacgcagctgctacatgcagaaacacacacacacacacacacacacacacacacacacacacacacagctgctacatgcagcaacacacacacacatacacacacgcagctgctacatgcagcaacacacacacacacgcagctgctacatgcagaaacacacacacacacacacacacacacacacacacacacacacacacagctgctacatgcagcaacacacacacacatacacacacgcagctgctacatgcagcaacacacacacacacacagctgctacatgcagcaacacacacacacatacacacacgcagctgctacatgcagcaacacacacacggaggagatggcggagagaacgcgctccgaggtggttaaactttacccgtctcgatgctcgttgccaaaagtgcaatcagagttcagcatgtgagggcggcaacacgagcagtttgtctaaacatCTATCCAAAGTGCTCCacgtccagacggaggaatgggttccactgtctctccagcagctctgtagccccccccccccgtccacgagtaacgtctccccgtcaggtgttctgtgtgctagcagcaacacacggagttactCCATGATACAAACACGGGTTAATGATGAGAGGAAACTGaggtatttagtttgttaaagtttcagctattcagattatttaataccatttgttaaaacattgttgtttcttttgatgtgaaatattatttatttaatttaaataaaaagcaatgttagttttgttcacaatttgtttagttagtttaccttctttctctccaaaagaaccgataagagtaccgttaaaagaccagaccgataagcggtatcgataaaagtagtagtaccgttaaaaccgtAACGATACCATCCCTAGTTTCGGATGTGCGTTAGTTACGATGATTTAGGCCTTTTCCTCTAGGTTTGCAAGAGATAGAATATCTGTGTACTTGATTGTGCAGGTCCCCACCGACACCACCGCCGTGTCTAAAACCCTTTATATATGATTACAAAACATTGGTTTACCTTTCTCTTTCTTAATGACCCTTAACCCGCTTTTCATCGAGCACAATGGCACGGCTCTTGCTATTGTACTTCTGCATCTTCACGTATTGTCGGTTCCTCTGGATGAACCCGTCAGCTCAATGCCTTCATGTGTTCCTGCAGCTGTGGCATCTGTAAGAAGAACCAGGACCAACACCTGCTGGTTCTGTGTGACACCTGCAAGCTGTACTACCACCTGGGCTGCCTGGAGCCCCCTCTCACACGCATGCCCAAGAAGACCAAGAACAGCTACTGGTGAGGACACGGAGACACTTAGACATGGAGACACAGAGACCCTTAGATATGGAGACACGGAGACACAGAGACCCTTAGATATGGAGACATGGAGATACTTAGACatggagacacagagacacttaGATATGGAGACACGTAGACACAGAGACCCTTAGATATGGAGACACAGAGATATGGAGACACAGAGACCCTTAGATATGGAGACACGTAGAAATGGAGACACTTAGATATGGAGACACTTAGATATGGAGACACGTAGAAATGGAGACACTTAGATATGGAGACACGGAGACACTTAGATatggagacacagagagacttaGACATTTAGAAATGGAGACACTTAGATATGGAGACACTTAGATatggagacacagagagacttaGACATTTAGAAATGGAGACACTTAGATATGGAGACACGTAGAAATGGAGACACTTAGATATGGAGACACTTAGATATGGAGACACGTAGAAATGGAGACACTTAGATATGGAGACACGGAGACACTTAGATatggagacacagagagacttaGACATTTAGAAATGGAGACACTTAGATATGGAGACACGTAGAAATGGAGACACTTAGATATGGAGACACGGAGATCCTTAGACATGGAGACACTTAGATATGGAGACACTTAGATATGGAGACACGGAGATCCTTAGATATGGAGACATGGAGACACTTAGATATGGAGACACTTAGATATGGAGACACGGAGACACTTAGATATGGAGACACAGAAAGACTTAGACATTTAGAAATGGAGACACTTAGATATGGAGACACGTAGAAATGGAGACCCTTAGACATGGAGACACAGAGATATGGAGACACAGAGACCCTTAGATATGGAGATACTTAGACATGGAAACACGGAGATATGGACACTTAGAAATGGAGACACTTAGACATGGAGACACGTAGAAATGGAGACACTTAGACATGGAGACACGTAGAAATGGAGACACAGATACCCTTAGACATGGAGACACGCATTAGACATGGAGACACGTAGAAATGGAGACACTTAGATATGGAGACACGGAGACACTTAGATatggagacacagagagacttaGACATTTAGAAATGGAGACACTTAGATATGGAGACACGGAGACACTTAGATatggagacacagagagacttaGACATTTAGAAATGGAGACACTTAGATATGGAGACACGTAGAAATGGAGACACTTAGATatggagacacagagacacttagatatggagacacagagagacttaGACATTTAGAAATGGAGACACTTAGATATGGAGACACGTAGAAATGGAGACACTTAGATATGGAGACACTTAGATATGGAGACACGGAGATCCTTAGATATGGAGACACTTAGATATGGAGACACTTAGATATGGAGACACTTAGATATGGAGACACGTAGAAATGGAGACTCTTAGATATGGAGACACTTAGATATGGAGACACGGAGATCCTTAGATATGGAGACACGGAGACACTTAGATATGGAGACACAGAAAGACTTAGACATTTAGAAATGGAGACACTTAGATATGGAGACACGTAGAAATGGAGACTCTTAGATatggagacacagagagacttaGACACTTAGATatggagacacagagacacttaGATATGGAGACACTTAATGATGCTTTCATTCTGGTACCCCACACTGCAGAACTCCAGTATACCGTGCACTAACCAGTGACCACATTTTAAAACGAGTTGACCTCTCCCCGTTGCACGCGCCTCGTGGAGGACACACGGCAATAGATTTATttctaaatattatattataataacttgtattctgttttatcgccAAAAATGACATTCTAGAAACTTAACAAAGCATATTTATTTTGTGCTATCCTCTTTAAAAAACCTCACAGTAATAATTGTTGTATATTTTACAATGATAGTGAGAATAATACGTAATGATTTATgaacccccccctctcttcatgTGGACATCAACAGAAGCAGTTTTCATACTTGCTGTACTTTACTTATCACACGAGGATCCAGAGTTTGTTTATTCGTGTTCGTCTGACATTTGTGGCTTTAGGATTATCAGATGGGAGGAATGTCACTCTTCTCCTGCAGCTCCTAATCTATCTTTTAAACATACGATAGATCGAAGATATCGTGATGCTTAGTGAGGTGCTACTTCCTGATGTGATAGAAAACAGCTATTTGTGTTGGTCGCTCTCCTGTAGTGGGCTTTATAGGTTtcagtgcatgtcaatggtcggCAGAGGCTACAATTCCTATGTTTGCTCTACTGTAGCGTGTTCTattggttttagtgcatgtcaatggtctgcagaggctaaaatccctgtgtcccctctcctgtagtgtgttctataggtttgagtgcatgtcaatggtctgcagaggctaaaatccctgtgctgcctctcctgtagtgtgttctataggttttagtgcatgtcaatggtctgcagaggctaaaatccctgtgtttgctctactgtagtgtgttctattggttttagtgcatgtaaatggtctgcagaagCTAAAATCtctgtgtcccctctcctttagtgtgttctataggtttcagtgcatgtcaatggtctgcagaggctaaaatccctgtgctgcctctcctgtagtgtgttctataggttttagtgcatgtaaatggtctgcagaggctaacattgctgtgtcccctctcctgtagcgtgttctataggttttagtgcatgcaaATGTTCTGCAGAGGCTAAACTCCATGTGTTCCATCTCCtttagtgtgttctataggttttagtgcatgtaaatggtctgcagaggctaaaatccctacttctttctcctgtagtgtgttctataggttttagtgcatgtcaatggtctgcagaggctaaaatccctgtgctgcctctcctgtagtgtgttctataggattcagtgcatgtaaatggtctgcagaggctaaaatccctgtgtcccctctcctgtagtgtgttctattggttttagtgcatgtaaatggtctgcagaggctaaaatctctgtgtcccctctcctttagtgtgttctataggtttcagtgcatgtaaatggtctgcagaggctaaaatccctgtgctgcctctcctgtagtgtgttctataggttttagtgcatgtcaatggtctgcagaggctaaaatccctaGTCCCCTCTCCtttagtgtgttctataggtttcagtgcatgtcaatggtctgcagaggctaaaatccctgtgctgcctctcctgtagtgtgttctataggttttagtgcatgtaaatggtctgcagaggctaaaatcCTTGTGTGAGGGACTTTCTCTCTTAGATTCGatatactttattcatcccagaTTGGGGAAATTGTTTCGTCGCAGCAGGTGTTGCTCATAGATATAATCAAATACAAGTAGAACAAAATAAAAGATGAACATAATCAGTAAAACATATCCACGAAGAGGAACTAAAGAATAGATCACATAAATACTCTCTTCTCTCAAAGACAGAGATCAGAATGCCGTATTCGTCCCACAGACGAGAGGCGACAGCAGAAAGAGACGGCTCAATGTAAACTAAGAAGTATTCATTACAATAATATTAAAGATGTTATGATAAGGTTAATGGAGCGTATTCTCCTTCAGGCAATGCTCCGAGTGCGACCAGGCCAGCAGCGACGAGGCTGACATCGCCATGGAAACGCTGCCGGACGGCACCAAGAGGTCGCGGCGGCAAATCAAAGGACCAATCAAATTCATCCCTCAGGAGATGTCCCCGGAGCCCAAGAAGCATCAGGTGAGAGGATGCATGACAACTGCTGAAAACACAAATACTGACAGAGTGCGTCTGAACTCAGACTGAGGAAGTCCTCGTTATCGCCGGCCTGCTGGAGGGCATCAGACAGACAGCGGGGGAGAGTTTGTTCCCCTGAGAGGAGAATAGGACGGCCGAATACAAACGTCGGTGAACATCAACAGTCGTATGGAGAAGGATCAGGGACACTTTAATGTTTTAGAGCTGACCAgaaaaagtatttttattttagatcTGAGGAAGAAATCTGAATTCAGACTTtaacatattattgtttttaaacaaacaaaaaagctCTGGCTTCTGATTTTAACCGCAGAATTCTAAGAATAAAGTCATCattcagaagaaaaaaaagaataagaAATAAAAATGATCATGAAGTCAGAGATTCAGAGGGATTGAAAAAAATAATCTGAATAAAAATAATTGGAAAAACGCTTCGAAGATGAATCCTGAGATTAAAGTCATAATTATTCATttgatctcattattatgattttattttcagaaatgttttgAAGTGTGCGTGTGGCCCTTTAAGAGcctcagtgtgtgagtgtggccCTTTAAGAGcctcagtgtgtgagtgtggccCTTTAAGAGCctcagtgtgtgcgtgtggcccTTTAAGAGcctcagtgtgtgagtgtggccCTTTAAGAGcctcagtgtgtgagtgtggccCTTTAAGAGCCTCAGTGTGTGAGCGTGGCCCTTTAAGAGCCTCAGTGTGTGAGCGTGGCCCTTTAAGAGCCTCAGTGTGTGAGCGTGGCCCTTTAAgagcctcagtgtgtgtgtgtggccctttAAGAGCCTCAGTGTGTGAGCGTGGCCCTTTAAGAGCCTCAGTGTGTCTCCCTGTAGGAACATTGGGTGTCAGAAGCCTCTCCATCCCTCACTGGATCCTGCTTATCTTTACCCAGCATGCTCTGATCCTCGGatacagacccccccccccctctctccctgaGGATATTCTGCAGATTGATATCTGACAGCTCTctgcagaggggggggggggggggggctcttcACTTCACTTTTTGTTTCCCCGCTGTCAGTGTGTGACCCGGTGATCTCTTCAGGGACTCTGGGAGAAAGAGTTCTGCTGAAACTGCTGTCTCTCTGACAGACCAGCTGATCGCTGAGCGGTGTGAGAAACATGGATGTGAGAAGTGGTGAAGATCCATCTCGATGTCATGTCTGAGAGCTGAGTCAggtgttagcttagcatagcgCCTTGAGGGTGATgtgaattatgcatttgtttatttGAGTACAGACGTATTGGACCAAGTGTTCTGAGCTGCGGAGGAAGGAAGGCCAATAGGTGCCATTTCCCTAGGACACTTTAAGACGATACGACTGcctctctgctgctcactgcctctctgctgctcactgcctctctgctgctcactgcctctctgctgctcactgcctcTCTGCTGCTCACTCGAGACTATGGACTTTCCTTTTGTTGAGTCAGGTGCTTAGTGAGACATGTGAAGGAGTGTGAGCCCCTTCTCACAACATGCAATCATTACATCCGAGTGTGCATTCTGTGTGGGGTGTTGGTGGATGGGAAGTCCATAGGAAGTCCATGGGAAGTGCATGGGAAGTCCATGGGAAGTGCATGGGAAGTCCATGGGAAGTCCATGGCTGAAgtggaatagtccatttagcttaggaaccttcctaaaggagtgaaatgacccggaagtccctcagtggcagccatgataagtgccgttcgaattctctagaatgatgagaatgataggaaaggaggtttcaaacttcctttatagcctcctttagcttaggaaccactggacctccctaaccgacaggagaagcgaaaatgctgccccacaatgcattgcagccgcagcatttgccgtcactcaacagtcggccgttcacggaaacaaccgattatgacggagaaatgatatcatgaaagttacggtgcttattaagcattttaaaacgtaggtggtaagttgccaaagtgctttgttctgaacgttcatcagtattataataaagagagaaatatgaacgttagtttttactgaaatgatcaaataaagtcaacatctcagtcttcactgagctgtgtggggtttgttcagcttctaaaagatgtctgaatggtgatatacacagagatagatgttaaggactaacgtttataataaatacatctgtattgattttaagatctttagttcatacaatcatacgtattgggatca includes:
- the LOC117443644 gene encoding PHD finger protein 14-like translates to MSQYLQIKTKHVEPTKVSVVAKLNTPAVLKAPKERKPSKKEGGTTGKASSLPAILYSCGICKKNQDQHLLVLCDTCKLYYHLGCLEPPLTRMPKKTKNSYWQCSECDQASSDEADIAMETLPDGTKRSRRQIKGPIKFIPQEMSPEPKKHQRTRGQKRKRVAIGDDRDDKTEEPMPRERRQRQSALQKKPKADDTRTECTSCSGPGDNENLVRCDQCRLCYHFGCLDPPLKKSPKQTGYGWICQDCDTSSSKEEEEEHQEEEEEEEEESVKEEAAEQEIQN